The Impatiens glandulifera chromosome 3, dImpGla2.1, whole genome shotgun sequence genome contains a region encoding:
- the LOC124931949 gene encoding probable WRKY transcription factor 50 isoform X1 gives MDCNWPKKIESENEWNYELPDFFDFDGWFDETPGQLQVYANHEESNDSQHDQSYERSFGEGSSQVKKEATRRFAFRTKTEVEILDDGFRWRKYGKKMVKNNPNPRNYYRCYAEGCPVKKRVERDKEDTRYVITTYEGVHNHHTLHLTQHNYDIHASLS, from the exons ATGGATTGTAATTGGCCTAAGAAGATCGAATCGGAAAATGAATGGAACTACGAGTTACCCGACTTCTTTGATTTCGATGGGTGGTTCGATGAAACTCCTGGGCAACTACAAGTTTATGCAAATCATGAAGAGAGCAATGACAGCCAACATGATCAGTCTTATGAAAGAA GTTTTGGTGAAGGTAGTAGTCAAGTGAAAAAGGAAGCAACAAGAAGGTTTGCATTTAGAACAAAAACAGAAGTGGAAATACTTGATGATGGCTTTAGATGGAGAAAGTATGGTAAAAAGATGGTTAAAAACAACCCAAATCCAAG GAACTATTATCGATGTTATGCAGAAGGATGCCCGGTGAAAAAGAGGGTTGAACGAGACAAAGAGGACACAAGATATGTGATAACAACATACGAGGGTGTTCATAATCACCACACACTCCATCTAACTCAACATAACTATGATATTCATGCTTCCTTGTCTTAA
- the LOC124932880 gene encoding ran-binding protein 1 homolog b-like: MASSTEPQHREEEEEASETGVVEDEDTGAQIAPIIKLQEVAVSTGEEDEDILLDLKAKLYRFDKESNQWKERGTGTVKLLKHKESGKVRLVMRQSKTLKICANHFVSSSITLQEHAGNEKSCVWHASDFADGELKEELFCIRFASIENCQTFKSKVEEIAQAEGGNTEESSEEAASTATLLEKLTVKEETKVEEDKPKEKKEEEKKEEAKEESATDEK, from the exons ATGGCGAGTTCCACTGAACCCCAGCAcagagaagaggaagaggaagcaTCGGAGACTGGAGTAGTAGAAGATGAAGATACCGGGGCACAAATTGCTCCTATTATCAAGCTTCAAGAGGTCGCTGTTTCAACcggtgaagaagatgaagatattCTTCTCGACCT AAAAGCAAAACTGTATAGATTTGATAAGGAAAGTAATCAATGGAAAGAAAGAGGTACTGGTACTGTTAAACTTCTTAAGCATAAAGAAAGTGGGAAAGTTAGGCTTGTTATGCGTCAATCTAAGACTCTCAAGATCTGTGCCAATCATTTTG TGAGTTCTTCTATTACACTTCAAGAACACGCTGGAAATGAAAAGTCTTGTGTTTGGCATGCATCTGATTTTGCTGATGGTGAATTGAAGGAAGAACTATTCTGCATTCGTTTTGCTTCAATTGAAA ACTGTCAAACATTCAAAAGTAAGGTTGAGGAAATAGCTCAAGCTGAGGGAGGGAACACCGAGGAAAGTAGTGAAGAGGCTGCTTCAACCGCTACCCTTTTGGAGAAGTTGACAGTAAAAGAAGAAACCAAGGTTGAAGAAGACAAACCGAAGGAGAAAAAGGaagaggagaagaaagaagaagcgAAGGAGGAGTCGGCCACTGATGAGAAATAG
- the LOC124931949 gene encoding probable WRKY transcription factor 50 isoform X2, giving the protein MDCNWPKKIESENEWNYELPDFFDFDGWFDETPGQLQVYANHEESNDSQHDQSYERSSSQVKKEATRRFAFRTKTEVEILDDGFRWRKYGKKMVKNNPNPRNYYRCYAEGCPVKKRVERDKEDTRYVITTYEGVHNHHTLHLTQHNYDIHASLS; this is encoded by the exons ATGGATTGTAATTGGCCTAAGAAGATCGAATCGGAAAATGAATGGAACTACGAGTTACCCGACTTCTTTGATTTCGATGGGTGGTTCGATGAAACTCCTGGGCAACTACAAGTTTATGCAAATCATGAAGAGAGCAATGACAGCCAACATGATCAGTCTTATGAAAGAA GTAGTAGTCAAGTGAAAAAGGAAGCAACAAGAAGGTTTGCATTTAGAACAAAAACAGAAGTGGAAATACTTGATGATGGCTTTAGATGGAGAAAGTATGGTAAAAAGATGGTTAAAAACAACCCAAATCCAAG GAACTATTATCGATGTTATGCAGAAGGATGCCCGGTGAAAAAGAGGGTTGAACGAGACAAAGAGGACACAAGATATGTGATAACAACATACGAGGGTGTTCATAATCACCACACACTCCATCTAACTCAACATAACTATGATATTCATGCTTCCTTGTCTTAA
- the LOC124931950 gene encoding uncharacterized protein At4g33100 produces the protein MGAKREKTSPCADLRAAYQNCFNRWYSEKFVKGDWSKEECVSEWQKYRDCLSQHLDDKHLSRFLEAEGLTARPDSFQR, from the exons ATGGGGGCCAAGAGAGAAAAGACTTCACCTTGTGCCGATCTTAGGGCTGCGTATCAAAATTGCTTCAACAG ATGGTATTCAGAAAAGTTCGTGAAAGGTGATTGGAGCAAAGAAGAGTGCGTTTCAGAGTGGCAAAAATACAGAGATTGTTTATCT CAACATCTGGATGATAAACACTTGAGCCGGTTCTTAGAAGCAGAAGGCTTGACTGCCCGGCCAGATTCCTTTCAGCGGTAG